In Scatophagus argus isolate fScaArg1 chromosome 3, fScaArg1.pri, whole genome shotgun sequence, one genomic interval encodes:
- the tacc1 gene encoding transforming acidic coiled-coil-containing protein 1 isoform X3, with the protein MGGNISQKKAGRQASSRSHTNSVTSDSEGHFDTPEAATPVRAPPTFPGELENNNADPDKTDVEKEEHLIVTAPSEDQDILLTHNMGQDEPATPMGGHLKVNIKTLEEGQTENLPEALGSVPVPASSSVKETLEVAECTAPSSESSQAPVPVLVADSDVDPAPAPTPEPDSVRSSEPVASPALELCESTPHSEPEPQSNGLKHTEPTQKTKTRKSKPPSLEVKASLNDLSQTAEEQELPVPKSIYKFDPDQLDDNFNPFTSGGSKIPNSPPPCGSSSLPRLEPLGASLPVCETSSEAPAEAETMESSTKVKPVMLEFGLDEGTVSKPPPRKLGGKKTISKLAAKKQKPKESEASSKPAPEPTVSEVDSQPVSESVSQPASEPVSQPVSEPVSQPASEPVLDPLPETALPVSDSGAPLNLDDVPIPKTGTYNFDPSQWDDPNFNPFGSNNKMSSSPVLPKSSYSFDLDNLDESVDPFKSSKTLSNEDPPSSAIKSEKKVKDGGKPKAGHPAAEKKVRQIPKKSKERTVPSRTSEQVKFLCFLLNSCKVQNYDESQSLVLDVCNQGEDDAAVQTPEITQRVHHATDEEKLASTAIMGQATDAPEEKGEAECNKAPVKKQPASVMDGPETKTAVHLEDTCDLKDDISEISMNQTTKVSSSEATDTAALSQDSIPLSEMDKAAVLTLIREEIITKEIEVNEWKRKYEESRAEVLEMRKIVAEYEKTVAQMIEDEQQQKTLSCSKTVRQLTAERDQAIADLNSVERSFADLFRRYENMKGVLEGFKKNEEVLKKCAQDYLMRIKQEEQRYQTLKLHAEEKLDKANEEIAQVRAKANTEAVALNASLRKEQMKVESLERAVLQKNQEIEELTKICDELIAKLGTE; encoded by the exons CTCTGACTCAGAGGGTCATTTTGACACGCCTGAAGCAGCAACTCCTGTTCGCGCTCCTCCGACCTTCCCGGGAGAGCTGGAGAACAACAACGCTGATCCAGACAAAACAG ATGTGGAAAAAGAAGAGCACCTGATAGTGACTGCTCCTTCTGAGGATCAGGATATTTTGCTAACCCACAACATGGGTCAGGATGAGCCTGCAACCCCCATGGGTGGTCACTTGAAAGTAAACATCAAGACTCTGGaagaaggacaaacagagaATCTTCCAGAAGCCCTGGGCTCTGTGCCTGTCCCAGCTTCATCCTCAGTGAAGGAAACTCTTGAAGTGGCTGAATGCACAGCACCGTCCTCTGAGTCATCCCAAGCCCCAGTTCCTGTCCTAGTTGCAGATTCTGATGTGGATCCAGCTCCAGCACCAACCCCAGAACCAGATTCAGTCCGGAGCAGTGAACCTGTAGCCAGCCCAGCTCTAGAGCTCTGTGAAAGTACACCTCATTCTGAACCAGAACCACAGTCCAATGGCCTCAAACACACTGAGCCCACTCAAAAGACTAAAACCAGGAAGTCTAAGCCTCCTTCCCTGGAAGTGAAAGCTTCGCTGAACGATCTGTCCCAAACAGCAGAGGAACAAGAACTTCCTGTTCCCAAGTCCATTTACAAATTTGACCCTGACCAGCTGGATGACAACTTTAATCCCTTCACCAGTGGTGGATCCAAAATCCCAAACTCTCCCCCACCTTGTGGTTCGAGCTCTCTCCCCAGACTTGAGCCACTCGGCGCGTCACTGCCTGTCTGTGAGACCAGCTCAGAAGCTCCTGCAGAAGCAGAGACGATGGAGTCTTCAACAAAGGTGAAGCCTGTGATGCTGGAGTTCGGTTTGGACGAGGGGACGGTCAGCAAACCACCTCCGAGAAAATTAGGTGGTAAAAAGACAATCAGCAAACTTGCAGCTAAGAAGCAGAAGCCCAAAGAATCAGAGGCTTCCAGCAAACCAGCACCAGAACCCACTGTGTCAGAAGTGGATTCTCAGCCAGTATCAGAATCAGTTTCTCAACCAGCATCAGAGCCAGTTTCTCAGCCAGTATCAGAACCAGTTTCTCAACCAGCATCAGAACCAGTTTTAGATCCTCTTCCTGAAACTGCTTTGCCTGTCTCAGACTCTGGTGCACCTCTGAACCTTGACGATGTTCCTATCCCTAAGACGGGAACGTACAATTTTGATCCCAGTCAGTGGGACGACCCGAACTTCAATCCATTTGGTAGCAATAACAAAATGAGCAGCTCTCCAGTGCTCCCTAAGAGCTCCTATAGCTTTGATCTGGACAATTTGGACGAGTCTGTGGACCCTTTTAAATCCTCCAAAACCCTGAGCAATGAGGACCCACCCAGTAGTGCCATTAAGTCggagaaaaaagtaaaagacgGAGGCAAACCAAAAGCAGGGCACCCAGCCGCAGAGAAGAAAGTGAGGCAGATTCCTAAGAAGAGCAAAGAGAGGACAGTCCC CTCCAGGACATCTGAACAAGTcaagtttctctgttttctgtt GAATTCCTGTAAGGTCCAGAATTATGATGAGAGCCAGTCCTTGGTACTCGACGTGTGCAATCAG GGGGAGGATGATGCAGCGGTTCAGACCCCAGAGATCACTCAGCGAGTTCATCACGCCACTGACGAGGAGAAGCTCGCCTCCACCGCCATTATGGGCCAGGCAACAGATGCCCcggaggagaaaggagaagcTGAATGCAACAAAGCACCTGTGAAAAAACAGCCAGCATCTGTTATGGATG GTCCTGAGACTAAGACTGCAGTTCACCTGGAGGACACCTGCGATCTGAAAGATGATATA AGCGAGATATCTATGAACCAAACAACGAAGGTGAGCAGCAGTGAGgccacagacacagcagcctTGTCCCAGGACAGCATACCCCTGAGTGAGATGGACAAGGCTGCAGTGCTCACGCTGATCAGAGAAGAG ATCATCACCAAAGAGATTGAGGTCAATGAGTGGAAGAGGAAGTACgaggagagcagagctgagGTGTTGGAGATGAG GAAAATAGTTGCAGAGTATGAGAAAACAGTTGCACAGATGATTG AGGACGAGCAGCAGCAAAAGACCCTGTCCTGTAGTAAGACAGTCAGGCAATTGACTGCAGAGAGGGATCAGGCCATAGCTGACCTCAACTCTGTGGAGCGCTCCTTCGCTGACCTCTTCAGGAGGTATGAGAACATGAAGGGAGTCCTGGAGGGCTTTAAGAAG AATGAGGAGGTGCTGAAGAAGTGTGCACAGGACTACCTGATGCGGATCAAGCAGGAGGAGCAGCGATACCAAACCCTCAAGTTGCATGCCGAGGAGAAACTCGACAA GGCTAATGAGGAGATAGCCCAGGTACGTGCCAAGGCCAACACTGAGGCTGTCGCGCTAAACGCCAGCCTGAGGAAGGAGCAGATGAAGGTGGAGTCACTCGAAAGAGCTGTCCTTCAAAAG aaTCAGGAGATCGAGGAGCTCACTAAGATCTGTGATGAACTGATTGCCAAACTGGGAACAGAATAA
- the tacc1 gene encoding transforming acidic coiled-coil-containing protein 1 isoform X4 — MGQDEPATPMGGHLKVNIKTLEEGQTENLPEALGSVPVPASSSVKETLEVAECTAPSSESSQAPVPVLVADSDVDPAPAPTPEPDSVRSSEPVASPALELCESTPHSEPEPQSNGLKHTEPTQKTKTRKSKPPSLEVKASLNDLSQTAEEQELPVPKSIYKFDPDQLDDNFNPFTSGGSKIPNSPPPCGSSSLPRLEPLGASLPVCETSSEAPAEAETMESSTKVKPVMLEFGLDEGTVSKPPPRKLGGKKTISKLAAKKQKPKESEASSKPAPEPTVSEVDSQPVSESVSQPASEPVSQPVSEPVSQPASEPVLDPLPETALPVSDSGAPLNLDDVPIPKTGTYNFDPSQWDDPNFNPFGSNNKMSSSPVLPKSSYSFDLDNLDESVDPFKSSKTLSNEDPPSSAIKSEKKVKDGGKPKAGHPAAEKKVRQIPKKSKERTVPSRTSEQVKFLCFLLNSCKVQNYDESQSLVLDVCNQGEDDAAVQTPEITQRVHHATDEEKLASTAIMGQATDAPEEKGEAECNKAPVKKQPASVMDGPETKTAVHLEDTCDLKDDISEISMNQTTKVSSSEATDTAALSQDSIPLSEMDKAAVLTLIREEIITKEIEVNEWKRKYEESRAEVLEMRKIVAEYEKTVAQMIEDEQQQKTLSCSKTVRQLTAERDQAIADLNSVERSFADLFRRYENMKGVLEGFKKNEEVLKKCAQDYLMRIKQEEQRYQTLKLHAEEKLDKANEEIAQVRAKANTEAVALNASLRKEQMKVESLERAVLQKNQEIEELTKICDELIAKLGTE, encoded by the exons ATGGGTCAGGATGAGCCTGCAACCCCCATGGGTGGTCACTTGAAAGTAAACATCAAGACTCTGGaagaaggacaaacagagaATCTTCCAGAAGCCCTGGGCTCTGTGCCTGTCCCAGCTTCATCCTCAGTGAAGGAAACTCTTGAAGTGGCTGAATGCACAGCACCGTCCTCTGAGTCATCCCAAGCCCCAGTTCCTGTCCTAGTTGCAGATTCTGATGTGGATCCAGCTCCAGCACCAACCCCAGAACCAGATTCAGTCCGGAGCAGTGAACCTGTAGCCAGCCCAGCTCTAGAGCTCTGTGAAAGTACACCTCATTCTGAACCAGAACCACAGTCCAATGGCCTCAAACACACTGAGCCCACTCAAAAGACTAAAACCAGGAAGTCTAAGCCTCCTTCCCTGGAAGTGAAAGCTTCGCTGAACGATCTGTCCCAAACAGCAGAGGAACAAGAACTTCCTGTTCCCAAGTCCATTTACAAATTTGACCCTGACCAGCTGGATGACAACTTTAATCCCTTCACCAGTGGTGGATCCAAAATCCCAAACTCTCCCCCACCTTGTGGTTCGAGCTCTCTCCCCAGACTTGAGCCACTCGGCGCGTCACTGCCTGTCTGTGAGACCAGCTCAGAAGCTCCTGCAGAAGCAGAGACGATGGAGTCTTCAACAAAGGTGAAGCCTGTGATGCTGGAGTTCGGTTTGGACGAGGGGACGGTCAGCAAACCACCTCCGAGAAAATTAGGTGGTAAAAAGACAATCAGCAAACTTGCAGCTAAGAAGCAGAAGCCCAAAGAATCAGAGGCTTCCAGCAAACCAGCACCAGAACCCACTGTGTCAGAAGTGGATTCTCAGCCAGTATCAGAATCAGTTTCTCAACCAGCATCAGAGCCAGTTTCTCAGCCAGTATCAGAACCAGTTTCTCAACCAGCATCAGAACCAGTTTTAGATCCTCTTCCTGAAACTGCTTTGCCTGTCTCAGACTCTGGTGCACCTCTGAACCTTGACGATGTTCCTATCCCTAAGACGGGAACGTACAATTTTGATCCCAGTCAGTGGGACGACCCGAACTTCAATCCATTTGGTAGCAATAACAAAATGAGCAGCTCTCCAGTGCTCCCTAAGAGCTCCTATAGCTTTGATCTGGACAATTTGGACGAGTCTGTGGACCCTTTTAAATCCTCCAAAACCCTGAGCAATGAGGACCCACCCAGTAGTGCCATTAAGTCggagaaaaaagtaaaagacgGAGGCAAACCAAAAGCAGGGCACCCAGCCGCAGAGAAGAAAGTGAGGCAGATTCCTAAGAAGAGCAAAGAGAGGACAGTCCC CTCCAGGACATCTGAACAAGTcaagtttctctgttttctgtt GAATTCCTGTAAGGTCCAGAATTATGATGAGAGCCAGTCCTTGGTACTCGACGTGTGCAATCAG GGGGAGGATGATGCAGCGGTTCAGACCCCAGAGATCACTCAGCGAGTTCATCACGCCACTGACGAGGAGAAGCTCGCCTCCACCGCCATTATGGGCCAGGCAACAGATGCCCcggaggagaaaggagaagcTGAATGCAACAAAGCACCTGTGAAAAAACAGCCAGCATCTGTTATGGATG GTCCTGAGACTAAGACTGCAGTTCACCTGGAGGACACCTGCGATCTGAAAGATGATATA AGCGAGATATCTATGAACCAAACAACGAAGGTGAGCAGCAGTGAGgccacagacacagcagcctTGTCCCAGGACAGCATACCCCTGAGTGAGATGGACAAGGCTGCAGTGCTCACGCTGATCAGAGAAGAG ATCATCACCAAAGAGATTGAGGTCAATGAGTGGAAGAGGAAGTACgaggagagcagagctgagGTGTTGGAGATGAG GAAAATAGTTGCAGAGTATGAGAAAACAGTTGCACAGATGATTG AGGACGAGCAGCAGCAAAAGACCCTGTCCTGTAGTAAGACAGTCAGGCAATTGACTGCAGAGAGGGATCAGGCCATAGCTGACCTCAACTCTGTGGAGCGCTCCTTCGCTGACCTCTTCAGGAGGTATGAGAACATGAAGGGAGTCCTGGAGGGCTTTAAGAAG AATGAGGAGGTGCTGAAGAAGTGTGCACAGGACTACCTGATGCGGATCAAGCAGGAGGAGCAGCGATACCAAACCCTCAAGTTGCATGCCGAGGAGAAACTCGACAA GGCTAATGAGGAGATAGCCCAGGTACGTGCCAAGGCCAACACTGAGGCTGTCGCGCTAAACGCCAGCCTGAGGAAGGAGCAGATGAAGGTGGAGTCACTCGAAAGAGCTGTCCTTCAAAAG aaTCAGGAGATCGAGGAGCTCACTAAGATCTGTGATGAACTGATTGCCAAACTGGGAACAGAATAA
- the tacc1 gene encoding transforming acidic coiled-coil-containing protein 1 isoform X2 produces MSWLSPVSWAKWTWTAVRGGEGDEEGLEASEEREQLGERGEEEEEEEEEERSQGCSSDSEGHFDTPEAATPVRAPPTFPGELENNNADPDKTDVEKEEHLIVTAPSEDQDILLTHNMGQDEPATPMGGHLKVNIKTLEEGQTENLPEALGSVPVPASSSVKETLEVAECTAPSSESSQAPVPVLVADSDVDPAPAPTPEPDSVRSSEPVASPALELCESTPHSEPEPQSNGLKHTEPTQKTKTRKSKPPSLEVKASLNDLSQTAEEQELPVPKSIYKFDPDQLDDNFNPFTSGGSKIPNSPPPCGSSSLPRLEPLGASLPVCETSSEAPAEAETMESSTKVKPVMLEFGLDEGTVSKPPPRKLGGKKTISKLAAKKQKPKESEASSKPAPEPTVSEVDSQPVSESVSQPASEPVSQPVSEPVSQPASEPVLDPLPETALPVSDSGAPLNLDDVPIPKTGTYNFDPSQWDDPNFNPFGSNNKMSSSPVLPKSSYSFDLDNLDESVDPFKSSKTLSNEDPPSSAIKSEKKVKDGGKPKAGHPAAEKKVRQIPKKSKERTVPNSCKVQNYDESQSLVLDVCNQGEDDAAVQTPEITQRVHHATDEEKLASTAIMGQATDAPEEKGEAECNKAPVKKQPASVMDGPETKTAVHLEDTCDLKDDISEISMNQTTKVSSSEATDTAALSQDSIPLSEMDKAAVLTLIREEIITKEIEVNEWKRKYEESRAEVLEMRKIVAEYEKTVAQMIEDEQQQKTLSCSKTVRQLTAERDQAIADLNSVERSFADLFRRYENMKGVLEGFKKNEEVLKKCAQDYLMRIKQEEQRYQTLKLHAEEKLDKANEEIAQVRAKANTEAVALNASLRKEQMKVESLERAVLQKNQEIEELTKICDELIAKLGTE; encoded by the exons ATGTCTTGGTTGTCACCTGTGTCATGGGCCAAATGGACGTGGACGGCGGTGcgagggggagagggagatgaagagggGCTGGAGGCCAGTGAAGAGAGGGAGCAACttggagagaggggagaggaagaggaggaggaggaggaggaggagagatcTCAAGGCTGCAG CTCTGACTCAGAGGGTCATTTTGACACGCCTGAAGCAGCAACTCCTGTTCGCGCTCCTCCGACCTTCCCGGGAGAGCTGGAGAACAACAACGCTGATCCAGACAAAACAG ATGTGGAAAAAGAAGAGCACCTGATAGTGACTGCTCCTTCTGAGGATCAGGATATTTTGCTAACCCACAACATGGGTCAGGATGAGCCTGCAACCCCCATGGGTGGTCACTTGAAAGTAAACATCAAGACTCTGGaagaaggacaaacagagaATCTTCCAGAAGCCCTGGGCTCTGTGCCTGTCCCAGCTTCATCCTCAGTGAAGGAAACTCTTGAAGTGGCTGAATGCACAGCACCGTCCTCTGAGTCATCCCAAGCCCCAGTTCCTGTCCTAGTTGCAGATTCTGATGTGGATCCAGCTCCAGCACCAACCCCAGAACCAGATTCAGTCCGGAGCAGTGAACCTGTAGCCAGCCCAGCTCTAGAGCTCTGTGAAAGTACACCTCATTCTGAACCAGAACCACAGTCCAATGGCCTCAAACACACTGAGCCCACTCAAAAGACTAAAACCAGGAAGTCTAAGCCTCCTTCCCTGGAAGTGAAAGCTTCGCTGAACGATCTGTCCCAAACAGCAGAGGAACAAGAACTTCCTGTTCCCAAGTCCATTTACAAATTTGACCCTGACCAGCTGGATGACAACTTTAATCCCTTCACCAGTGGTGGATCCAAAATCCCAAACTCTCCCCCACCTTGTGGTTCGAGCTCTCTCCCCAGACTTGAGCCACTCGGCGCGTCACTGCCTGTCTGTGAGACCAGCTCAGAAGCTCCTGCAGAAGCAGAGACGATGGAGTCTTCAACAAAGGTGAAGCCTGTGATGCTGGAGTTCGGTTTGGACGAGGGGACGGTCAGCAAACCACCTCCGAGAAAATTAGGTGGTAAAAAGACAATCAGCAAACTTGCAGCTAAGAAGCAGAAGCCCAAAGAATCAGAGGCTTCCAGCAAACCAGCACCAGAACCCACTGTGTCAGAAGTGGATTCTCAGCCAGTATCAGAATCAGTTTCTCAACCAGCATCAGAGCCAGTTTCTCAGCCAGTATCAGAACCAGTTTCTCAACCAGCATCAGAACCAGTTTTAGATCCTCTTCCTGAAACTGCTTTGCCTGTCTCAGACTCTGGTGCACCTCTGAACCTTGACGATGTTCCTATCCCTAAGACGGGAACGTACAATTTTGATCCCAGTCAGTGGGACGACCCGAACTTCAATCCATTTGGTAGCAATAACAAAATGAGCAGCTCTCCAGTGCTCCCTAAGAGCTCCTATAGCTTTGATCTGGACAATTTGGACGAGTCTGTGGACCCTTTTAAATCCTCCAAAACCCTGAGCAATGAGGACCCACCCAGTAGTGCCATTAAGTCggagaaaaaagtaaaagacgGAGGCAAACCAAAAGCAGGGCACCCAGCCGCAGAGAAGAAAGTGAGGCAGATTCCTAAGAAGAGCAAAGAGAGGACAGTCCC GAATTCCTGTAAGGTCCAGAATTATGATGAGAGCCAGTCCTTGGTACTCGACGTGTGCAATCAG GGGGAGGATGATGCAGCGGTTCAGACCCCAGAGATCACTCAGCGAGTTCATCACGCCACTGACGAGGAGAAGCTCGCCTCCACCGCCATTATGGGCCAGGCAACAGATGCCCcggaggagaaaggagaagcTGAATGCAACAAAGCACCTGTGAAAAAACAGCCAGCATCTGTTATGGATG GTCCTGAGACTAAGACTGCAGTTCACCTGGAGGACACCTGCGATCTGAAAGATGATATA AGCGAGATATCTATGAACCAAACAACGAAGGTGAGCAGCAGTGAGgccacagacacagcagcctTGTCCCAGGACAGCATACCCCTGAGTGAGATGGACAAGGCTGCAGTGCTCACGCTGATCAGAGAAGAG ATCATCACCAAAGAGATTGAGGTCAATGAGTGGAAGAGGAAGTACgaggagagcagagctgagGTGTTGGAGATGAG GAAAATAGTTGCAGAGTATGAGAAAACAGTTGCACAGATGATTG AGGACGAGCAGCAGCAAAAGACCCTGTCCTGTAGTAAGACAGTCAGGCAATTGACTGCAGAGAGGGATCAGGCCATAGCTGACCTCAACTCTGTGGAGCGCTCCTTCGCTGACCTCTTCAGGAGGTATGAGAACATGAAGGGAGTCCTGGAGGGCTTTAAGAAG AATGAGGAGGTGCTGAAGAAGTGTGCACAGGACTACCTGATGCGGATCAAGCAGGAGGAGCAGCGATACCAAACCCTCAAGTTGCATGCCGAGGAGAAACTCGACAA GGCTAATGAGGAGATAGCCCAGGTACGTGCCAAGGCCAACACTGAGGCTGTCGCGCTAAACGCCAGCCTGAGGAAGGAGCAGATGAAGGTGGAGTCACTCGAAAGAGCTGTCCTTCAAAAG aaTCAGGAGATCGAGGAGCTCACTAAGATCTGTGATGAACTGATTGCCAAACTGGGAACAGAATAA
- the tacc1 gene encoding transforming acidic coiled-coil-containing protein 1 isoform X1, which translates to MSWLSPVSWAKWTWTAVRGGEGDEEGLEASEEREQLGERGEEEEEEEEEERSQGCSSDSEGHFDTPEAATPVRAPPTFPGELENNNADPDKTDVEKEEHLIVTAPSEDQDILLTHNMGQDEPATPMGGHLKVNIKTLEEGQTENLPEALGSVPVPASSSVKETLEVAECTAPSSESSQAPVPVLVADSDVDPAPAPTPEPDSVRSSEPVASPALELCESTPHSEPEPQSNGLKHTEPTQKTKTRKSKPPSLEVKASLNDLSQTAEEQELPVPKSIYKFDPDQLDDNFNPFTSGGSKIPNSPPPCGSSSLPRLEPLGASLPVCETSSEAPAEAETMESSTKVKPVMLEFGLDEGTVSKPPPRKLGGKKTISKLAAKKQKPKESEASSKPAPEPTVSEVDSQPVSESVSQPASEPVSQPVSEPVSQPASEPVLDPLPETALPVSDSGAPLNLDDVPIPKTGTYNFDPSQWDDPNFNPFGSNNKMSSSPVLPKSSYSFDLDNLDESVDPFKSSKTLSNEDPPSSAIKSEKKVKDGGKPKAGHPAAEKKVRQIPKKSKERTVPSRTSEQVKFLCFLLNSCKVQNYDESQSLVLDVCNQGEDDAAVQTPEITQRVHHATDEEKLASTAIMGQATDAPEEKGEAECNKAPVKKQPASVMDGPETKTAVHLEDTCDLKDDISEISMNQTTKVSSSEATDTAALSQDSIPLSEMDKAAVLTLIREEIITKEIEVNEWKRKYEESRAEVLEMRKIVAEYEKTVAQMIEDEQQQKTLSCSKTVRQLTAERDQAIADLNSVERSFADLFRRYENMKGVLEGFKKNEEVLKKCAQDYLMRIKQEEQRYQTLKLHAEEKLDKANEEIAQVRAKANTEAVALNASLRKEQMKVESLERAVLQKNQEIEELTKICDELIAKLGTE; encoded by the exons ATGTCTTGGTTGTCACCTGTGTCATGGGCCAAATGGACGTGGACGGCGGTGcgagggggagagggagatgaagagggGCTGGAGGCCAGTGAAGAGAGGGAGCAACttggagagaggggagaggaagaggaggaggaggaggaggaggagagatcTCAAGGCTGCAG CTCTGACTCAGAGGGTCATTTTGACACGCCTGAAGCAGCAACTCCTGTTCGCGCTCCTCCGACCTTCCCGGGAGAGCTGGAGAACAACAACGCTGATCCAGACAAAACAG ATGTGGAAAAAGAAGAGCACCTGATAGTGACTGCTCCTTCTGAGGATCAGGATATTTTGCTAACCCACAACATGGGTCAGGATGAGCCTGCAACCCCCATGGGTGGTCACTTGAAAGTAAACATCAAGACTCTGGaagaaggacaaacagagaATCTTCCAGAAGCCCTGGGCTCTGTGCCTGTCCCAGCTTCATCCTCAGTGAAGGAAACTCTTGAAGTGGCTGAATGCACAGCACCGTCCTCTGAGTCATCCCAAGCCCCAGTTCCTGTCCTAGTTGCAGATTCTGATGTGGATCCAGCTCCAGCACCAACCCCAGAACCAGATTCAGTCCGGAGCAGTGAACCTGTAGCCAGCCCAGCTCTAGAGCTCTGTGAAAGTACACCTCATTCTGAACCAGAACCACAGTCCAATGGCCTCAAACACACTGAGCCCACTCAAAAGACTAAAACCAGGAAGTCTAAGCCTCCTTCCCTGGAAGTGAAAGCTTCGCTGAACGATCTGTCCCAAACAGCAGAGGAACAAGAACTTCCTGTTCCCAAGTCCATTTACAAATTTGACCCTGACCAGCTGGATGACAACTTTAATCCCTTCACCAGTGGTGGATCCAAAATCCCAAACTCTCCCCCACCTTGTGGTTCGAGCTCTCTCCCCAGACTTGAGCCACTCGGCGCGTCACTGCCTGTCTGTGAGACCAGCTCAGAAGCTCCTGCAGAAGCAGAGACGATGGAGTCTTCAACAAAGGTGAAGCCTGTGATGCTGGAGTTCGGTTTGGACGAGGGGACGGTCAGCAAACCACCTCCGAGAAAATTAGGTGGTAAAAAGACAATCAGCAAACTTGCAGCTAAGAAGCAGAAGCCCAAAGAATCAGAGGCTTCCAGCAAACCAGCACCAGAACCCACTGTGTCAGAAGTGGATTCTCAGCCAGTATCAGAATCAGTTTCTCAACCAGCATCAGAGCCAGTTTCTCAGCCAGTATCAGAACCAGTTTCTCAACCAGCATCAGAACCAGTTTTAGATCCTCTTCCTGAAACTGCTTTGCCTGTCTCAGACTCTGGTGCACCTCTGAACCTTGACGATGTTCCTATCCCTAAGACGGGAACGTACAATTTTGATCCCAGTCAGTGGGACGACCCGAACTTCAATCCATTTGGTAGCAATAACAAAATGAGCAGCTCTCCAGTGCTCCCTAAGAGCTCCTATAGCTTTGATCTGGACAATTTGGACGAGTCTGTGGACCCTTTTAAATCCTCCAAAACCCTGAGCAATGAGGACCCACCCAGTAGTGCCATTAAGTCggagaaaaaagtaaaagacgGAGGCAAACCAAAAGCAGGGCACCCAGCCGCAGAGAAGAAAGTGAGGCAGATTCCTAAGAAGAGCAAAGAGAGGACAGTCCC CTCCAGGACATCTGAACAAGTcaagtttctctgttttctgtt GAATTCCTGTAAGGTCCAGAATTATGATGAGAGCCAGTCCTTGGTACTCGACGTGTGCAATCAG GGGGAGGATGATGCAGCGGTTCAGACCCCAGAGATCACTCAGCGAGTTCATCACGCCACTGACGAGGAGAAGCTCGCCTCCACCGCCATTATGGGCCAGGCAACAGATGCCCcggaggagaaaggagaagcTGAATGCAACAAAGCACCTGTGAAAAAACAGCCAGCATCTGTTATGGATG GTCCTGAGACTAAGACTGCAGTTCACCTGGAGGACACCTGCGATCTGAAAGATGATATA AGCGAGATATCTATGAACCAAACAACGAAGGTGAGCAGCAGTGAGgccacagacacagcagcctTGTCCCAGGACAGCATACCCCTGAGTGAGATGGACAAGGCTGCAGTGCTCACGCTGATCAGAGAAGAG ATCATCACCAAAGAGATTGAGGTCAATGAGTGGAAGAGGAAGTACgaggagagcagagctgagGTGTTGGAGATGAG GAAAATAGTTGCAGAGTATGAGAAAACAGTTGCACAGATGATTG AGGACGAGCAGCAGCAAAAGACCCTGTCCTGTAGTAAGACAGTCAGGCAATTGACTGCAGAGAGGGATCAGGCCATAGCTGACCTCAACTCTGTGGAGCGCTCCTTCGCTGACCTCTTCAGGAGGTATGAGAACATGAAGGGAGTCCTGGAGGGCTTTAAGAAG AATGAGGAGGTGCTGAAGAAGTGTGCACAGGACTACCTGATGCGGATCAAGCAGGAGGAGCAGCGATACCAAACCCTCAAGTTGCATGCCGAGGAGAAACTCGACAA GGCTAATGAGGAGATAGCCCAGGTACGTGCCAAGGCCAACACTGAGGCTGTCGCGCTAAACGCCAGCCTGAGGAAGGAGCAGATGAAGGTGGAGTCACTCGAAAGAGCTGTCCTTCAAAAG aaTCAGGAGATCGAGGAGCTCACTAAGATCTGTGATGAACTGATTGCCAAACTGGGAACAGAATAA